Proteins from a single region of Corylus avellana chromosome ca11, CavTom2PMs-1.0:
- the LOC132166093 gene encoding probable glycosyltransferase At5g03795 isoform X2, which yields MEKRRWVFMVGVVAVTYLLLQSLLLPYENALRSLLPDGEIPVRAKSSFLAVHSAAKSVMVRNPLTVNASELSNDSMVVEVVRTEGVGRAIENGGGLKGEDSDAENGFASDEKGLDNDFELFVDGNLNSGSPPYENVLHMNDNLALEIVRNEENSSVLDESGGVSLEQIVKPNNGVSVGKNPEENTSLKSENSKGVDTTIQSPPLALPMTASSITITHIENVVSNASSSALQREGMTLKNDSVLMNSTRKKEMRCNMPPKSITSLYEMNRILARHRRSMRPRQSSVRDQEIVAVKSHIEHAPVVINDAELYAPLFRNVSMFKKSYELMERTLKVYVYRDGSKPIFHQPILKGLYASEGWFMKLMEGNRRFVVKDPRKAHLFYMPFSSRMLEYTLYVRNSHNRTNLRQYLKDYSEKIAAKYPYWNRTGGADHFLVACHDWAPYETRHHMEHCIKALCNADVTAGFKIGRDVSLPETYVRAARHPLRDLGGKPPSQRHILAFYAGNMHGYLRPILLKYWKDKDPDMRILGPMPPGVASKMNYIQHMKSSKYCICPKGYEVNSPRVVEAIFYECVPVIISDNFVPPFFEVLDWGAFSLIVAEKDIPNLKDILLSIPKEKYLELQLGVRKLQKHFLWHAKPLKYDLFHMTLHSIWYNRVFQIKLR from the exons ATGGAAAAGCGGAGATGGGTTTTCATGGTGGGCGTGGTGGCTGTTACATACCTATTGCTTCAGTCCCTACTTCTTCCATATGAGAATGCTCTTCGGTCCTTATTGCCGGATGGTGAGATTCCGGTACGTGCTAAAAGTAGCTTCCTGGCTGTGCATTCTGCTGCCAAGTCTGTGATGGTTCGTAACCCGCTAACGGTTAATGCATCGGAGTTGAGTAATGATTCAATGGTAGTTGAGGTGGTGAGAACTGAGGGTGTTGGACGAGCAATTGAGAATGGTGGTGGGTTAAAGGGAGAGGATAGTGATGCAGAAAATGGTTTTGCATCTGATGAGAAAGGCCTGGATAatgattttgaactttttgtgGATGGAAATCTAAATAGTGGTTCTCCTCCATATGAGAATGTTTTACATATGAATGATAATTTGGCTTTGGAGATTGTCAGGAATGAGGAAAATAGTTCTGTTCTGGATGAGTCCGGTGGCGTCTCTCTAGAGCAGATTGTGAAACCAAATAATGGAGTTTCTGTGGGGAAAAATCCTGAAGAGAATACAAGTCTGAAATCAGAAAATTCAAAGGGTGTTGATACAACTATTCAATCCCCTCCATTGGCACTGCCCATGACAGCTTCATCAATCACCATCACACACATAGAAAACGTGGTGTCAAATGCAAGCTCTTCTGCTCTACAACGTGAAGGcatgactttaaaaaatgattctGTACTGATGAATAGTactagaaagaaagagatgagGTGCAACATGCCACCAAAGTCAATAACATCATTATATGAGATGAACCGCATACTAGCGCGCCACCGTCGTTcaatg AGACCAAGACAGTCTTCTGTACGTGACCAAGAGATTGTTGCTGTGAAGTCACACATTGAGCATGCGCCTGTTGTAATAAATGATGCAGAACTTTATGCTCCTCTCTTTCGAAATGTTTCCATGTTTAAAAA GAGTTACGAACTCATGGAACGCACACTCAAAGTGTATGTCTACAGGGATGGAAGCAAACCCATCTTTCATCAACCAATACTCAAGGGATTATATGCTTCGGAGGGATGGTTCATGAAACTAATGGAGGGAAATAGGCGTTTTGTTGTGAAGGACCCTCGAAAGGCTCACCTGTTTTATATGCCATTCAGTTCACGGATGCTAGAGTACACCCTTTATGTACGTAACTCTCATAACCGGACAAACCTTCGCCAATATTTGAAGGACTACTCCGAGAAAATTGCAGCAAAATATCCTTACTGGAATAGAACGGGTGGAGCAGATCATTTTCTTGTTGCCTGTCATGACTGG GCTCCATACGAGACAAGGCACCATATGGAACATTGCATAAAAGCCCTTTGCAATGCTGATGTGACTGCTGGCTTCAAAATTGGACGGGATGTGTCTCTTCCAGAAACATATGTCCGGGCTGCCAGACATCCTCTTAGAGATCTTGGAGGAAAACCTCCATCTCAGAGACACATTCTTGCCTTCTATGCTGGAAATATGCATGGCTATTTGCGTCCTATCTTGCTGAAGTACTGGAAGGACAAAGACCCTGATATGAGGATCTTAGGTCCAATGCCTCCTGGTGTTGCAAGCAAAATGAATTACATCCAGCACATGAAGAGCAGCAAATACTGTATCTGCCCCAAGGGTTATGAGGTGAACAGCCCACGTGTGGTCGAAGCTATCTTTTATGAGTGTGTTCCTGTGATTATATCTGACAACTTTGTGCCACCATTTTTTGAGGTTTTGGATTGGGGGGCATTCTCATTAATTGTTGCAGAGAAAGACATTCCCAACTTGAAAGACATATTGCTTTCAATACCCAAAGAGAAGTATCTTGAGTTGCAACTGGGGGTCAGGAAGCTTCAGAAGCATTTTCTCTGGCACGCTAAGCCCTTAAAGTATGATCTTTTCCACATGACTCTTCATTCAATTTGGTACAACAGAGTTTTCCAGATAAAACTTAGATAA
- the LOC132166093 gene encoding probable glycosyltransferase At5g03795 isoform X1 translates to MRRSLRFDKLCRMEKRRWVFMVGVVAVTYLLLQSLLLPYENALRSLLPDGEIPVRAKSSFLAVHSAAKSVMVRNPLTVNASELSNDSMVVEVVRTEGVGRAIENGGGLKGEDSDAENGFASDEKGLDNDFELFVDGNLNSGSPPYENVLHMNDNLALEIVRNEENSSVLDESGGVSLEQIVKPNNGVSVGKNPEENTSLKSENSKGVDTTIQSPPLALPMTASSITITHIENVVSNASSSALQREGMTLKNDSVLMNSTRKKEMRCNMPPKSITSLYEMNRILARHRRSMRPRQSSVRDQEIVAVKSHIEHAPVVINDAELYAPLFRNVSMFKKSYELMERTLKVYVYRDGSKPIFHQPILKGLYASEGWFMKLMEGNRRFVVKDPRKAHLFYMPFSSRMLEYTLYVRNSHNRTNLRQYLKDYSEKIAAKYPYWNRTGGADHFLVACHDWAPYETRHHMEHCIKALCNADVTAGFKIGRDVSLPETYVRAARHPLRDLGGKPPSQRHILAFYAGNMHGYLRPILLKYWKDKDPDMRILGPMPPGVASKMNYIQHMKSSKYCICPKGYEVNSPRVVEAIFYECVPVIISDNFVPPFFEVLDWGAFSLIVAEKDIPNLKDILLSIPKEKYLELQLGVRKLQKHFLWHAKPLKYDLFHMTLHSIWYNRVFQIKLR, encoded by the exons ATGAGGCGCTCATTACGGTTTGATAAGCTGTGTAGGATGGAAAAGCGGAGATGGGTTTTCATGGTGGGCGTGGTGGCTGTTACATACCTATTGCTTCAGTCCCTACTTCTTCCATATGAGAATGCTCTTCGGTCCTTATTGCCGGATGGTGAGATTCCGGTACGTGCTAAAAGTAGCTTCCTGGCTGTGCATTCTGCTGCCAAGTCTGTGATGGTTCGTAACCCGCTAACGGTTAATGCATCGGAGTTGAGTAATGATTCAATGGTAGTTGAGGTGGTGAGAACTGAGGGTGTTGGACGAGCAATTGAGAATGGTGGTGGGTTAAAGGGAGAGGATAGTGATGCAGAAAATGGTTTTGCATCTGATGAGAAAGGCCTGGATAatgattttgaactttttgtgGATGGAAATCTAAATAGTGGTTCTCCTCCATATGAGAATGTTTTACATATGAATGATAATTTGGCTTTGGAGATTGTCAGGAATGAGGAAAATAGTTCTGTTCTGGATGAGTCCGGTGGCGTCTCTCTAGAGCAGATTGTGAAACCAAATAATGGAGTTTCTGTGGGGAAAAATCCTGAAGAGAATACAAGTCTGAAATCAGAAAATTCAAAGGGTGTTGATACAACTATTCAATCCCCTCCATTGGCACTGCCCATGACAGCTTCATCAATCACCATCACACACATAGAAAACGTGGTGTCAAATGCAAGCTCTTCTGCTCTACAACGTGAAGGcatgactttaaaaaatgattctGTACTGATGAATAGTactagaaagaaagagatgagGTGCAACATGCCACCAAAGTCAATAACATCATTATATGAGATGAACCGCATACTAGCGCGCCACCGTCGTTcaatg AGACCAAGACAGTCTTCTGTACGTGACCAAGAGATTGTTGCTGTGAAGTCACACATTGAGCATGCGCCTGTTGTAATAAATGATGCAGAACTTTATGCTCCTCTCTTTCGAAATGTTTCCATGTTTAAAAA GAGTTACGAACTCATGGAACGCACACTCAAAGTGTATGTCTACAGGGATGGAAGCAAACCCATCTTTCATCAACCAATACTCAAGGGATTATATGCTTCGGAGGGATGGTTCATGAAACTAATGGAGGGAAATAGGCGTTTTGTTGTGAAGGACCCTCGAAAGGCTCACCTGTTTTATATGCCATTCAGTTCACGGATGCTAGAGTACACCCTTTATGTACGTAACTCTCATAACCGGACAAACCTTCGCCAATATTTGAAGGACTACTCCGAGAAAATTGCAGCAAAATATCCTTACTGGAATAGAACGGGTGGAGCAGATCATTTTCTTGTTGCCTGTCATGACTGG GCTCCATACGAGACAAGGCACCATATGGAACATTGCATAAAAGCCCTTTGCAATGCTGATGTGACTGCTGGCTTCAAAATTGGACGGGATGTGTCTCTTCCAGAAACATATGTCCGGGCTGCCAGACATCCTCTTAGAGATCTTGGAGGAAAACCTCCATCTCAGAGACACATTCTTGCCTTCTATGCTGGAAATATGCATGGCTATTTGCGTCCTATCTTGCTGAAGTACTGGAAGGACAAAGACCCTGATATGAGGATCTTAGGTCCAATGCCTCCTGGTGTTGCAAGCAAAATGAATTACATCCAGCACATGAAGAGCAGCAAATACTGTATCTGCCCCAAGGGTTATGAGGTGAACAGCCCACGTGTGGTCGAAGCTATCTTTTATGAGTGTGTTCCTGTGATTATATCTGACAACTTTGTGCCACCATTTTTTGAGGTTTTGGATTGGGGGGCATTCTCATTAATTGTTGCAGAGAAAGACATTCCCAACTTGAAAGACATATTGCTTTCAATACCCAAAGAGAAGTATCTTGAGTTGCAACTGGGGGTCAGGAAGCTTCAGAAGCATTTTCTCTGGCACGCTAAGCCCTTAAAGTATGATCTTTTCCACATGACTCTTCATTCAATTTGGTACAACAGAGTTTTCCAGATAAAACTTAGATAA
- the LOC132164888 gene encoding uncharacterized protein LOC132164888 has protein sequence MGDVHIETEISEIPSSVGHFSSNCYLLEVHGHQKKQLVHGDAVTNTSLFMDVLGYYSLVDDIVTHLLTLASYVSHQFIQFIEDIVFRDVNRCSKDLGVLSSEQNPRYLCHSICRPVASLTVLEGKTAELREELLVNTRSEVVENNYSYGGVPIFFQGLMLPLFSLRFAWRLAFYSWKQSFSYIRCIQVQVQSIIFRLHKTLRGSSDDIGWLQCTPGVAPVEDGTPRFLELLASIRNGEHKLPNSFVYLLIPGLFSNHGPLYFVGAKRFFSKMGLACHIAKIHSEASVEHNAWELKQYIEELYWGSGKLVMLLGHSKGGVDAAAALSIYWSDLKDKVAGLALVQSPYGGTPLASDILREGQIADKETRRIMEFLICKLIKGDIRALEDLTYEKRKEFIMKHKLPENIPLLSFHSEASIAPGVLATMTHIAHAELPWLPLPNLGNEEPDSFGRQVPVVIPLSAAMAVCALHLLLRYGEKSDGLVTCRDAEVPGSVVVRPDQKLDHAWMVYSSRKKNPSEPDACEMCEALLTLLVELGKMKQGERK, from the exons ATGGGAGATGTACATATCGAAACAGAAATATCTGAAATCCCTTCATCA GTCGGACATTTTTCAAGTAATTGTTACCTCCTAGAAGTACATGGTCATCAAAAAAAGCAGTTG GTTCATGGTGATGCTGTGACGAACACTAGTCTTTTTATGGATGTTCTGGGATATTATTCGTTAGTGGATGACATTGTCACCCATCTCTTAACTCTGGCTAGTTATGTGAGTCACCAGTTCATTCAATTTATTG AGGATATCGTATTTAGAGATGTCAATAGATGCTCAAAAGATTTGGGGGTTCTTTCTTCTGAACAGAATCCAAGATACTTGTGCCACAGCATTTGTAGACCTGTTGCTAGCCTTACAGTCCTGGAAGGAAAAACTGCAGAACTCAGGGAAGAATTGCTTGTAAATACAAGATCTGAAGTTGTCGAAAATAACTACAGCTATGGGGGTGTCCCTATTTTTTTTCAAGG GTTGATGCTTCCATTATTCAGTTTACGATTTGCCTGGAGGTTGGCGTTTTACTCCTGGAAACAGTCTTTTTCTTACATTAGATGTATTCAAGTGCAAGTTCAGAG CATTATATTTCGACTGCATAAAACTTTGCGTGGTTCTTCTGATGACATTGGATGGTTGCAATGCACTCCTGGAGTGGCTCCTGTTGAGGATGGGACGCCAAGATTCTTGGAATTGCTTGCAAGCATAAG AAATGGAGAGCACAAACTTCCTAATTCATTTGTTTATCTACTAATTCCAG GCCTCTTTAGTAATCATGGTCCCTTATATTTTGTGGGCGCTAAAAGATTCTTTTCAAAGATGGGTCTAGCTTGTCATATTGCAAAAATTCACAGTGAG GCCTCAGTGGAGCACAATGCATGGGAACTGAAGCAATATATCGAGGAGCTTTACTGGGGATCTGGGAAGCTTGTGATGTTGCTAGGGCACAGCAAGGGTGGTGTTGATGCTGCGGCTGCATTATCAATTTACTGGTCTGATTTGAAAGACAAAGTTGCTGGTTTGGCACTGGTTCAGAGCCCCTATGGCGGCACCCCTTTAGCTTCTGATATTCTCCGTGAAGGCCAGATTGCTGACAAAGAAACCCGGAGGATCATGGAGTTCTTGATATGCAAGCTAATTAAG GGTGACATAAGGGCATTGGAGGACCTCACATATGAGAAGAGAAAGGAGTTCATCATGAAGCACAAGCTTCCTGAGAACATCCCGTTGCTCTCCTTCCACTCTGAAGCAAGCATAGCTCCTGGTGTCCTTGCAACAATGACCCACATAGCCCATGCAGAACTTCCCTGGCTTCCGTTACCAAACCTTGGGAATGAGGAGCCTGATAGTTTTGGACGTCAGGTGCCTGTAGTGATTCCTCTATCTGCTGCCATGGCTGTGTGCGCACTCCACTTGCTGCTCAGGTATGGGGAGAAGAGTGATGGTCTAGTGACGTGCCGTGATGCGGAAGTTCCAGGCTCGGTTGTAGTCAGACCAGACCAGAAGCTTGACCATGCCTGGATGGTGTACTCTTCAAGGAAGAAGAATCCTAGTGAGCCTGATGCTTGTGAAATGTGTGAGGCTCTTCTTACTCTGCTTGTGGAGCTTGGGAAGATGAAGCAAGGAGAAAGGAAGTAA